From the Clostridium putrefaciens genome, one window contains:
- a CDS encoding lipoate--protein ligase: MIYVVNNSNNAYFNHATEEYLLTNFQDEIFMLWINKPSILIGRNQNTLSEINSDYVKSNNIDVVRRLSGGGAVFNDLGNMNFTFITNRFNSNIATKDGFERFALPVIKALDSLNVQAEFTGRNDITIDGKKFSGNAQYFSKDKLLHHGTLMYNCDVDSLSKALKCKPLKFKDKGIKSISSRVTNISSHMNSTMDLYEFKDYLMNFVMKCNDIITVYELTNQDIIEIEKIMKSRFETWEWNYGKSPNYSYQHSSKYSCGSIEYHINVNNGIISNISLYGDFFGEKNISELESKILGINHNLTDLSEALKDVVMDQYVKGLSTFEFLDGLINI; the protein is encoded by the coding sequence ATGATATACGTAGTTAATAATAGTAATAATGCTTATTTCAATCATGCTACGGAGGAATATCTATTAACAAATTTCCAAGATGAAATTTTTATGCTTTGGATAAACAAACCTTCAATATTAATAGGTCGAAATCAAAATACCCTATCAGAAATAAACTCTGATTACGTAAAGTCAAACAACATAGATGTGGTTAGAAGGCTTTCTGGCGGAGGTGCTGTATTTAATGACTTAGGTAATATGAACTTTACCTTCATAACTAATAGATTTAATTCTAACATTGCTACAAAAGATGGATTTGAAAGATTTGCTCTTCCAGTTATAAAGGCTTTAGATTCCTTAAATGTACAGGCTGAATTTACTGGCAGAAATGATATCACTATAGATGGGAAGAAGTTTTCTGGAAATGCACAATACTTCAGTAAGGACAAACTCCTACATCATGGTACTTTGATGTATAATTGTGATGTTGACTCTCTATCTAAAGCTCTTAAATGTAAACCTTTAAAGTTTAAAGATAAGGGTATTAAGTCAATATCTTCAAGGGTTACAAATATATCATCTCACATGAATAGTACAATGGATTTATACGAATTTAAGGACTATCTTATGAACTTTGTAATGAAGTGCAATGATATAATCACCGTTTATGAACTTACCAATCAGGATATAATTGAAATAGAAAAAATAATGAAATCAAGATTTGAAACATGGGAGTGGAATTATGGAAAGAGTCCTAATTATTCCTACCAACATTCTTCAAAATATTCCTGTGGCTCTATCGAGTATCATATCAATGTTAATAATGGAATTATAAGTAACATTTCATTGTACGGCGACTTTTTTGGAGAAAAGAATATTAGTGAATTAGAATCTAAAATTTTAGGTATAAATCATAATTTAACTGATCTTAGTGAAGCTTTAAAAGATGTGGTAATGGATCAATATGTGAAAGGTCTTTCAACTTTTGAATTCTTAGATGGGTTGATTAATATATAA